The following are from one region of the Paenalkalicoccus suaedae genome:
- a CDS encoding RluA family pseudouridine synthase produces MEKHEFVSDVKSERLDKWLTDQHEDFTRSAVQQWITEGHVLVNGETSKSNYKLKLEDAIVVNVPEVQELKIEAEDLNLDVVYEDSDVIVVNKPRGMVVHPAPGHSSGTLVNGLMHHCRDLSGINGVARPGIVHRIDKDTSGLLMVAKNDKAHVSLVEQLKNKTTKRRYEAIVAGIVPHDKGTIDAPIGRDPEDRQKMTVTEQNSRDAVTHFQVMERFERHTHVACELETGRTHQIRVHMRYIEFPIVGDPKYGPRKKHDFPIEGQALHAQLLGFVHPTTGEEMIFTAPIPEDFKKSLAHAKKFER; encoded by the coding sequence ATGGAAAAGCATGAGTTTGTAAGTGATGTAAAAAGTGAGCGACTAGATAAGTGGCTGACAGATCAGCACGAGGATTTTACTAGAAGTGCTGTACAGCAATGGATTACAGAGGGACATGTGTTAGTCAATGGCGAAACGTCTAAAAGTAATTACAAGTTAAAGCTTGAAGATGCCATTGTCGTAAATGTACCCGAAGTACAAGAGTTAAAGATTGAAGCAGAGGATTTAAACTTAGATGTTGTCTATGAGGATAGCGACGTTATCGTCGTTAATAAGCCTCGTGGTATGGTTGTTCACCCAGCGCCAGGACATTCTAGTGGAACACTAGTCAATGGTCTTATGCACCATTGTCGTGACCTCTCAGGTATAAATGGTGTTGCAAGACCTGGTATTGTGCACCGTATTGATAAGGACACGTCTGGGCTACTTATGGTTGCTAAAAATGATAAGGCACACGTGTCGCTTGTTGAGCAACTTAAGAACAAGACGACAAAACGTCGCTACGAAGCGATTGTTGCAGGCATCGTTCCTCACGATAAGGGAACAATTGATGCTCCGATCGGCCGCGACCCTGAAGATCGTCAAAAGATGACAGTTACAGAGCAAAACAGTCGTGATGCTGTCACTCATTTCCAAGTAATGGAGCGCTTTGAGCGCCATACACACGTTGCGTGTGAGTTAGAAACTGGTCGTACGCACCAAATTCGCGTGCATATGCGATACATTGAATTCCCTATTGTAGGTGATCCAAAGTACGGACCAAGAAAAAAGCATGACTTCCCAATTGAGGGTCAGGCCCTGCATGCTCAGCTCTTAGGCTTTGTGCATCCGACAACAGGGGAAGAGATGATCTTTACTGCTCCAATTCCAGAAGATTTTAAGAAGTC
- the lspA gene encoding signal peptidase II encodes MIYYVIALVIIGLDQLTKWLVVRNMEIGESIPIIENVIYLTSHRNAGAAFGILQGQQTLFVIATVIVCSVVVYMIKTQVKSPWYGIALGLILGGAIGNFIDRVRQGEVVDFVDTYIFSYNFPIFNVADAALVVGVGIAIIYIFFEERSEKKERVDGKA; translated from the coding sequence GTGATATATTATGTAATAGCTCTCGTCATTATTGGGCTTGATCAGCTGACGAAATGGCTCGTCGTTCGCAACATGGAAATTGGAGAAAGTATTCCGATTATCGAAAACGTCATTTACTTAACGTCACACCGTAACGCTGGTGCGGCTTTTGGCATTCTTCAAGGTCAACAGACGTTATTTGTTATTGCGACGGTAATTGTTTGTTCAGTCGTTGTTTATATGATTAAAACGCAAGTAAAGAGTCCGTGGTATGGTATCGCACTAGGACTAATTTTAGGTGGGGCAATTGGGAACTTTATTGACCGCGTTCGTCAAGGCGAGGTCGTCGATTTTGTTGATACGTATATCTTTTCCTATAATTTCCCCATCTTTAACGTTGCAGATGCTGCGCTTGTAGTAGGTGTAGGTATAGCGATTATTTACATTTTCTTTGAAGAGCGAAGCGAAAAGAAGGAGAGAGTAGATGGAAAAGCATGA